The genomic segment GGAACTCGGGATGGTCGGTGCGGAAGTCGGCGAGCGTGTGATAGTTGACGGACACCCCGCCACAGAGCCAGCGGAACGCATTATGGTGCATGCAGAGGATGCCCCGCGCGCGGGCCGAGCCGACCCCTTCGAGGGTGGCGTAGAGCCACAGGGCCACGCCCAGCCGCGGATCCAGAGCGGCGCGGCCCGGTCCGCCTTCGCGTGAGCGGATGCGGTTGGACAGGGCCGACAGATCCAGTCCGAGACAGAACTCCCAGACGACGCGAGCCTGATGATCGGTGTCGAGGAGCCCATCCACGCTCATGGCGGGGAGAACCTGCTGGCGGTCCGGGGACCGCAACCGCGGCGGCGCATCGGGCACCAATGGACTCGGGGATGACGCGGGCATGACCGACCACAACGGGGAAGTTCGGCGATACTACCTTTGAGGGACTTCCCGCCGGTTTGATTCACAGGCTCTCAGCTCCCCAGGCAGGTGTCGGGGCCGGCGCTGTTACGGGGGTAACGCCCCCCGATTCGCGCTGGAGGTCACTTCTGGTAGATGGGCAGGTAGTGTGTGGGCACGCTCAGGATCAGCACCGCGATGGCGGTCTGGTAGTTGGGGCCGTATGCGCCCTCGCGCCCGTCCCGCCACTCGCCGTTGCCCTGTTGGCTCCGCAGCAGGGAGTCGCGCATCCGCTTGTAGTAGTCCTCCCACACCTTTCCGCCGACCTGGTTCAGCGCGTGCGCCGCGTAGTAGTGCCCGTACCAATAGTGCCCGCGGTCGTCGGACACCTTTTCCATGTACTCCACCGCCGCCCTGATGTCGTCCGCGTCGTACTTGCCGCACAGTTGCAGCACGCACACCCCGGCCGCGGTCCGGGCGTACCCGGCCCCGGCCGAGTAGGGCTGGTAGCGGTAGCCGCCGGTCCGCCGGTCGAAGCACTTGTTCACGTACTTGATGGCGTCGTCCGTCACCTTGTCCGGCACGTGGATGCCGGCGTCCTTCGCGCCCCGCAGGGCCATCACCTGCATGATGGTGACGGAGATGTCCGCCCCGGTGGGGGCCGGATCGTACCGCCAGCCGCCCTCGTTGTTCTGGGTCTTGATGATCAGCTCGATGGCCCGCTTGGTGACCTTCTTCACGTCCTCGTCGCCGGTCGTGCCGTACACCTGGGTGAGGGCCAGCGTCGCCATGCCGTGGCAGTACATGTTGCCCCCCCGCGGGCCGACGACGTAGCCGTCGTCGCGGGCGCAGGAGCACAGGTAGCGGACGCACTTGGCGACCGCCTTGCCGTGGTCCCCCTGGTTGGGCATGTGGCCGTTCGACATGAACGCGAGCAGCACGAAACTGGTGATGGCCGTGTTGCCCCAGGACCCGTCGGCCTCCTGCCGGTCGGCGAGGTAGCGGAGCGCCTTGTCCACCGCCTTCTTGGTGGAGGCGTCCATCTTCACGTTGTCCTTGGGTACGACGCCGATCGGCTTCGCGTCGTCGGGCCGCGGCGGCTGGGTGGCGGCGGGGGCGGCGAACACCCCGGCCGCCGCGACGGCCAGCACGGACGCGAGAACGGTGCGCATGGCGGGCTCCGACGAGACGTTGGTTGGGGCGGGCGCCCGCCCGCGTGAAACGCGTTGCGGACGAGGGGCCGGTGAACCGACACGTTCGGTTCACCGGCCCGGCGATTGGGTTCAGCGGTTCCGGCGGGCGGTCACTTGCCGCCCGGTGCCGGAGCGGCCGGCTTCGCGTTCTTGATGTTGATGTTGTACTGCTTGATCAGCTCGCGGAACTCGGCGGGGAACTGCGTGTCGCCGGTCTGCTGAACCTTGTCGCGGTCCTTGCTCCGCATCTTGATGAACGCACCGTCGCCGGTCGCCGCGGTGCCCGAGGAGGCCGCGTTCTTCAGCTTCTCGGTCCCGTTCATGTCGCCCTCGCTCGTCCCCGCGTTCATCGGCGGTCCCATCCCCATGCCCATGCCGGGTTGCGTGCCCGTGCCGGGTTGCATGCCCATCCCCATGCCGGGTTGCATCCCCGTTCCGGCCATGGCCGTCTGACCCATGCCCGGTTGGGCGCCCGGCATGCCCTGGGCCATCGCGGCCTGGTTCAGCGCGTCGAGCGCCTGTTGCAACCCCTTGGCCGCGTCCTGCTGGTTCATGCCGGCCTCGCCGGGCATGCCCTTGCCCAACTGCTCGCCCGCTTTGCCCAACTGCTCACCGGCCTTGCCCAGTTGGTCCTGAACGGCCATCGGGGCGTTGGCCTGGGCCTGTTGGAGCGCGGCCTGCGCGGCGGCGTTGGCCTGTTGCGACTGCTGGAGGGCCTTGGTGGCGTCGAGCAGTTGCTTCTGGTCTTTCGCGAGGGTGTCGGCCGAGCCCTTGTCGCCCATCGGGGCCTGGGCCTTCATGTCGGCGGCCGCTTTCAGATCCTTGAGAGCCTTCTGCTGGTTCTCAATGGCCTTGGGCAGGTCACCCTTGTCGAGCGCCTGGGCCGCCTGTTCGGCGGACTTCGCGGCGTCGGGGAGCTTCTGGTCCGTGGCCTTCTTGGCGATTTCCTTTTGGAGCTGGGCGATGTCCGGGGTCGCCTTGTCCTTCGCCGGCTGATCGAGAGCGGTCTCGGCCATCTTCGCCTTGTCGGCGGCGTCCCGGGCCTGCTCGATCGCCTTCGCCAACTGTTCCGCGGCCTGCTGCGCATCGACCTTGTTGGGCTGGAGGGCGGCCTGATCGGTGGCCTCCTGGCCCTTCTTCTCGTCGATCTTCATCTGCACGTCCTTCGCGGCGTCGTCGAGCTTGGCGGCGGCGTCCTTGGCCTTCTCGCCGCCGGCCATCGGCATGTTCATGGCGAGATCGGTCTTGGCGCCTTCCTGCTTCGTACCGGCCTCGTCCACCTTTTTGGCGGCGTCCGGGGCGAGGTCCTGAAGCTCCTTGCCCACGTCCTTGGTCGGCGGCGTAAGGGCCTCCTGCTTCTTGGCGATGTCGCCCGTTTCGGGCTTCTTCGGGTCGGCGGCGGCCTTGTCCGCGGCCCTCGCGACGTCCTTCTCGTTCTTGGCGAGGTCTTCCAGCTTGGCCTTCAGCTCTTCCAGTTTGGCGATCTCGGCCCGCCGCTCTTCGATGGCCTTGGCCTGCTGCTCCAGAGCGTCCTTCGCCTTCTCGAGGGCCGCGAGCGCGTCCTTCTGGTCGGGCTTGGCGGCGTCGGGTTGCTGCTTGTCCAGCTTACCGGCCGCCTGCTTCTGGGCATCGAGCGCCTTGTTGAGCGCCTGTTTCGCGTCGGCGTTCGGCGGGAGCGGCGTTTTGGCGAGGTCGTCGGTCTTCTTCGCCACGTCCTTCTGGGCGCTGGCCGCCTCGGGCGTGCGCGCCGGGTTGTCGGCCGCCTCCTCGGTCTTGGCGTTCGTCTGCTTCTGCTCCTTGATGAGCTGCTCGACCCGTTCGATGGCCTGCTTGGTGGCGGCCAGCGGATCGGTCTTGGCGAGTTCGGCCGCCGCGATCTGGCGGTCGAGTTCGTCCTTGGCGTTCTTGAGCCCTTCGAGCGCCTTTTCTTGCGGCTCCACCGCTCCGGCCACGTCCTTATCGCGGAGCTTGTCCTCGGCCTTCCATTGTTGAGTTTCGGCCGGTTTGATCATCGCCGCGGCCTCCGGGGCCACCGGCTCGGCGGCCTTACGGGCGTCGCGGGCGGCGAACTCGGCCTTGGCCTGCTGGTTGGCGAGTTCGTTGGCGCGAACGGTCTTCGGGTCGGCCCCGTTCCGGTTCCGGACCTCGGGCGCGGCGACCTTCTCGGCGGTGTCCTTGTTCACCTTCGTCTGGGCGTCGATGGCCTTCTCCACTTCCGCCCTCGCGGCCTTGAGCGCGTCGATGCGGCTGCCCGGCGGCGCGCGGAGCGCCGCGGCGAGGTCCTTCAGCTCCTTGGCGTGGCGGCGCTGGCGCTCGCCGGCGTCGATGAAGTTGCCGCCGCGGAGCTTGTCGGCGGTGGGGGCCATGTCGGCGGCCAGTTTGGCGCCGCGGGGCAGCGCCTCGGCCTTCTCGACGCGGGCCAGTTGCTCGGGGGTGAGCACCTTGTCGGCGACCAGACCGCTGACCTGCTTGAACACCGCACCGACCTCGGTCCGCAGGTCGCCCTGTTCGGTGGCGAGTTCCTCGCGGTCGTCCACGATGACGCGGCGGGTCGGCAGGATGCTGTTGGTGTGGGCCTCGCCGACGAGCTTGATCTGCTTCTCGGCGGCCCGCTCCAGGCGCTCGGCGGCCTCGTCCAGGTTCTTGACCACGTCGAGCTGGCCGAGCATGACCTTGAGCTGTTTCACCACCTGGACGTGCTTGGCGTAGGCGGCCTTCTGCTCCTCCGTCGCCGCCGCCGGCAGGCTCACGGCCTTTTCCAGGTGCGCGAGGACGGTCCGGATCTCGGTCTCGCTGAGCCCGCGCAGCCCCTCGGCCACGTCGCGGAGCATCTTCTGCTCGGTCCCGTCGGGCAGCCGCTGGAACATCATGACGTCGAGGGTGGACGACGCGCGGCGCGCCGCCTCGTCGATCCGCGCCTTGATCTTCTTCTGCTCGTCCCGCTGCTTGACCGGGTCGAGGTCCTTCGACCGGGACACGGCCAGGGGAACCATCGTCACAACCAGCGCGAGGGCGGCTGCGACCCGGCATCGGCGACCGGCGGTCATCGGCGGGACCTCCTTGAGGCGGCGTGGGGCGCGGAGAGAGGCGCCCCGGTGAGAGTGAGTTAAGTATCCAACCGTAGTTCACGG from the Frigoriglobus tundricola genome contains:
- a CDS encoding prenyltransferase/squalene oxidase repeat-containing protein; this encodes MRTVLASVLAVAAAGVFAAPAATQPPRPDDAKPIGVVPKDNVKMDASTKKAVDKALRYLADRQEADGSWGNTAITSFVLLAFMSNGHMPNQGDHGKAVAKCVRYLCSCARDDGYVVGPRGGNMYCHGMATLALTQVYGTTGDEDVKKVTKRAIELIIKTQNNEGGWRYDPAPTGADISVTIMQVMALRGAKDAGIHVPDKVTDDAIKYVNKCFDRRTGGYRYQPYSAGAGYARTAAGVCVLQLCGKYDADDIRAAVEYMEKVSDDRGHYWYGHYYAAHALNQVGGKVWEDYYKRMRDSLLRSQQGNGEWRDGREGAYGPNYQTAIAVLILSVPTHYLPIYQK